The following proteins come from a genomic window of Oncorhynchus clarkii lewisi isolate Uvic-CL-2024 chromosome 23, UVic_Ocla_1.0, whole genome shotgun sequence:
- the LOC139381799 gene encoding cystatin-F, with translation MGLSYMLLLFSGLCSIVSCQRLVPGAPYKIDTNDKGVLKAALHGTNSFNNQTNDAFLFKPSAIEKAKRQIVKGLKYILEVDLSRTVCRKNGHKDPDLANCKFQPDGLLQQTFHCDFEVWTMPWLHFMKTTYFSCSPSDRS, from the exons ATGGGGCTGAGTTATATGCTTCTGCTCTTCTCTGGCTTGTGCTCAATTG tcagTTGCCAAAGGTTAGTGCCTGGCGCTCCATATAAGATCGACACAAATGACAAGGGGGTCCTAAAAGCGGCGCTTCATGGGACCAATTCATTTAACAATCAGACCAATGATGCCTTCCTCTTCAAGCCATCTGCAATTGAAAAAGCCAAAAGACAG ATTGTAAAGGGACTCAAATACATTTTGGAAGTAGACCTCTCACGGACCGTGTGCCGCAAAAACGGACACAAAGACCCAGACCTGGCCAACTGCAAGTTCCAACCAGATGGTTTGTTGCAGCAG ACCTTCCACTGTGACTTTGAGGTTTGGACAATGCCTTGGCTCCACTTCATGAAGACTACCTATTTTTCGTGCAGCCCATCTGACCGATCTTGA